Genomic segment of Gilliamella apis:
AATCCGTAGGGAGCGATAATGCGTCATTACGAAATTGTATTTATGGTTCACCCAGATCAAAGTGAACAAGTACCTGGTATGATCGAACGTTATACTGGTACGTTAACCACTGATGGTGGCAAAATCCATCGTTTAGAAGATTGGGGTCGTCGTCAATTAGCATATCCTATCGAAAAATTGCATAAAGCACATTATGTGTTAATGAATGTTGAAGCTACTCAAGAAGCAGTAAATGAACTTGAAGATAACTTCCGTTTCAATGATGCAGTAATTCGCAGTTTAATTATGCGTACCAAACATTCTGTAACTGAAACATCACCAATGCTAAAAGCTAAAGATGAACGTCGTAGTTCTGAAGAAGATTTTAGCGATGCAAACATGGACGATGATTCGGAAGAATAATCGTTTAGTTTTATCGGGATTGATTACTAAAACCCCGATTAAAAAAATGAGTCCAAGTGGGATATCACACTGTCAGTTTTATTTAGAACATGTTTCTGAACAAATCGAAGCAGGACTCTCAAGACAAGCATGGTGCATAATGCCCGTTATTGTCAGTGGACAACACGAGTTAAGTTACAGTATTAAAAAAGGCAGCAAAGTTTTGGTAAGTGGCTTTATTAGTACACATACTAAACGAGATAAAACCAGTCAAATAGTTTTACATGCTGACCAAATTAAACTATTAGGAGAATAGCCAAATGGCACGTTACTTCCGTCGTCGCAAATTCTGCCGTTTTACAGCAGAAGGCGTTAAAGAAATTGATTATAAAGATGTTTCTTTATTAAAAAGCTATATCACAGAAAGTGGTAAAATCGTACCAAGCCGTATTACTGGTACTAGCGCAAAATATCAACGTCAACTAGCTCGCGCTATCAAACGCGCTCGTTACTTGGCATTATTACCATATACTGACAATCATCAGTAATTAGCAACAGAGGGAACATATAATGCAAATTATTCTACTCGATAAAGTTGCTAATTTAGGCAGCTTAGGTGATCAAGTTAATGTTAAAGCGGGTTACGCTCGTAACTTTTTGATTCCACAAGGTAAAGCAGTACCAGCAACTAAAAAGAATATTGAATTCTTCGAAGCTCGTCGTGCTGAATTAGAAGCAAAATTAGCTGAAACATTAAAAGCAGCTGAACAACGCGTTGCTGAAATCAATGCTTTAGGTAAAGTAACTATTACTTCTAAAGCAGGTGATGAAGGTCGTTTATTTGGTTCAATTGGTACTCGTGATATCGCTGATGCAGTTAAAGCTCGTGGTATTCAAGTATCAAAAAGCGAAGTTCGTTTACCAAATGGTGTATTGCGTACTACTGGTGAACACGAAGTGTTATTCCAAGTACACAGCGAAGCTTTTGCAAAAGTTATTGTTGATATTATTCCTGAATAATCATCAAATAACAGTATAAAAAACCCGTTTAATTAAACGGGTTTTTTTATACTATTTAGTTATTAGCTAAAAATAAAGTTAAAATTGGATATTCTATATTTCTTTGTTAAGGAATATTCACTCGATTATTTAACAATAATTGACGTTCCTCTGCCACGTGGATCAGATACCGGTTGAGGTTTATTATTAATAATTCTAATTGCTTGAATATCACCACTGAAATCCTGTTTTTCAAATTGATATCCCATTTTCTCAAGTTGATTTTTTAGATCAATTGGTACTTCAGCCTGAAAAGGCTCGATAAAAATCACATTATTTGGTAATAATTGATGGTGGTAACGTGGTGCATCCATAGCCGATTTTAATGTCATGTTATTATCAAAAATATTTGTTACAACTTGAAAAATAGAAGTGAATATTCTCGAACCACCAGGGGTACCAATAACCATAACCACTTCATTATCTTTAACTAAAATACTTGGTGACATAGATGATAGTGGACGTTTATTTGGCTCTATCGCATTAGCATCTTTACCTACAACACCAAATTGATTGGCAATACCAGGCTTACTACTAAAATCATCCATTTCGTTGTTTAAAACAATACCGGTTCCTTCTACAACAACAGCAGATCCAAACCAACCATTTAAAGTATATGTATTAGAAACAGCATTTCCCCATTTGTCTACAACTGAAAAATGAGTAGTTTGTAATTTTTCATGATTATTATCTAGTCCAGGTTTTACTTGCTCAGTAATTGAAACCGCATTGGCATTAATAGATTTAGCCCGATTAGCTAAATAACTATCATCAATTAATTTAGCAACTGGTACATTAACAAAATCAGGATCACCCATGTATTCAGCGCGGTCAGCAAAAACACGTTTTTCGATCTCTGCTAATAAGTGGACATACTGAGCAGAGTTTACTTTAACATCTTTGAAATCATCAGCTAATTTTTGTTTCATTAATAATAATTGAATCAACCCAACGCCACCTGAACTTGGCGGTGGTGCCGTTACTACTTGCATATCATGCCAATTGGCTAGGATCGGATCTCGCCATTTAGCTTGATAGTTAGCTAAATCATTTTGTGTGATTAAACCACCATTTTTTGCCATTTCTTGCACAATTAATTGGGCTGTTTTACCTCGGTAAAATTCATCAGCACCGTCCTTTGCGATACGCGTTAACACAGCACCTAATTCAGGTTGCTTGAAAATTTTTCCTTCCTGCATAGCACCAAAGTACTGTTTAAAATGTCCATTGGTCGGTGCCAGATCCTGTACTTCCTGATAACGTGTAATCAGCTGTTTATCAACCGTAAAACCTTGGTTTGCAAACCGAATAGCTGGTGCTATCACTTCTTGCCAACTAAGTTTGCCAAATCGCTGATGAACCGCCCACATTCCTGCTACTGTTCCTGGAACACCTGATGCTTTATGCGAATATAAGCTTAAATCAGCTACTACATTTTTCTGTTTATCAAGAAACATATCTTTAGAGGCTTGATTAGGTGCTGTCTCTCGATAATCGATAAAATAAGGTTTTCCTTCCATCCAAATGGTCATAAATCCGCCACCACCGATATTGCCCGCTTCTGGGTAGGTTACAGCTAAAGCAAATGCAGTAGCGACACTGGCATCAACAGCATTACCACCCTTTTTTAAGATTTCTTCTGCGGCGATGGCGCCATAATAATCGGGAGAAGCCACAGCACCAGCTTCAAACTTATGTTTTACATTTTCTATGGCCGCTACATATTGACTTATTGATAGAAGAAAGATAATGCAACAATACTTTCTTAACTTGTGTTTGATACAGTACATTTCACATCTCCTTATTAAAAAAATAATTATTCCCTTCTATTCTAATATTGATAAAAAAATTCAGATTTTTATTCATTATTTGATCAAAAGGAATTTTAAATATAGCATAGAAAATGGCTGTATCGTTCAGAGATTAACCATGAAAAAAACTAATATTAGTTTAGCGATGATTATAATTGAGTATATTACAAAGCAAAAAGCACGAAATTGAATTAATTTCATGCTTTAATCTATGAAGTAATAAATTAAGCTATTGATTGTCTGATTTAGCTTGTTCTTCTTTATAAAGCTTGTTGTCGTACATTTTGACAAAAGGTAGGTAAATTACTAACGCTAAAATTGCTGAAAGTATCGCAACAAACATAGCTCGATAGTCCCCACCAGTACCAATAAACGCCCCTAATCCCATTGGTGATGGCCATGGTATTAATGCAATAATTGGATTCATAAACCCACTACTAATCGCAAAATAACCTAAAGTACCACATGCCATTGGTGCTAATAAAAACGGTAAGGCAAGATATGGGTTATATACTATCGGCATACCGAAAATAATTGGCTCATTGATATTAAAAATTGCCGGGACAGCTGAAGCTCGACCCAAAATTTTTAATTGACTCGATTTAGCACAAAAAGCAATAAAGAAAGTCATAAGTAACGTTGAACCTGAACCGCCTAAAATTACCAATGAATTATTGAACTCACCAGCAAATGGAATATGTGCGCCGCCAACGTTTTCATTCATATTACTAAGCATTATAGGCGTAATGAATGCCCCAATTATACTAGCACCGTGAATACCAACAACCCAAAGCGCATGGATTAAAAATAGAATCACCATTATACCAAGCCAACTTTTAGTTAAATTGGTTACAAAGGTAAATGGAACACCGATAATATCAAATATATCCGTACCAAAATACACCAAAATTCCGTTTAGAATAAGAATTGTGAAAGCAATAACAAAAGTTGGAATTAATGCAGTGAATGATCGAGATACGCCTAATGGAACGGTTTCCGGCATTTTAACCACCCAATTACGACGTACACAAAGGAAATACAACTGTGTTGCAATAATCGCCATAACAATGGCAATAAAGATACCAGATGTACCTAAGCGATAAACAAATGGTTTTAAACGTAACCCATTAAAAACTAATTCACTTTGGTCATTAAGTAAAACCATTGCACCGCTTTGCATCACCAATTCAGGTAGAGTCATAACAAAAGCAAATACCGATAACATAGCACCATTAAGTGCATTTACTTTTAAACCAGTTTCTTCTTCTTCAATTTTAGTTAATTCATAACCAACAACAATATTAAAATAGAGTGCTAATATCCCCATTGTTGCTGTATTTGCTATCATATAAAGATCACTTACTTTGAAAATAGTATTTTCAAATACTGTTTCTAAGCCAGTAAATGTCATCGGCAAAGTATTAAACACCAAAAACATCGATCCAACTATACAAAAAGGTACTGACGCCATTCCAGCTGCCATTACTGCTCGAACAATCTTAAACTGCGATATTTTTGCCATCGGAGTCATTAGATACTTTTGTAACAACACAAATCCGGTATTCATTTTGTTTTCCTCATTCAATTGATGATTTCTTGATAAGCTTGGATTCTTTTAAAATGTTTATCCTCATTACGCTCAATTTTTTTTAGTTTTATTAATATAAAAATAGTAAAAACTAAACTTGCTGCCAAAATGCCTAATATAATGTTTACCGCCTCCGGTGAATTTTTTAGAAATGGAAAGAAAAAGTGAAACAATGGGGTATAAATCAAAACCATTAACACGATAATGGATATTAATAATGTTCGGTACAATAAACGGGCATAACGTAAATGATTTTTATGATTACGATAAAGCTTAATTTGCTCAAAACTGGTTAATGTAGCCATCACGATAAGCAACAGTGGTAGTGCTATAGCAATTGATAAGCTACCCAACAGAAAGACAGCCCAATAAAGATTAATAAATAGAAAGAAGGCTGTCGCATAACGAACCGCTAAAAAGCGATTAAAATAAAGATTAGTCAAACTGACTTTTTTATGCATTTTAAGTTGGCTTTCTAGTGGAGTATTCATCGCTAACCTCTTTATTGATTTGATAACTGATAGTTTTTTTGATAGAGATAACACATCTCAATGGCAACTTCGCGCAACGTCATTGTTGTCATTAGATGATCTTGAGCATGCACCATGATAATTTCCATCTCAATTTTACAACCATTAGCATAAGATTGTAGAAGATCGGTTTGCGATTTATGTGCTTCTAATATTTCCTCATTGGCCTCTTCTAAGAGCTGATTTGCTGTATCAAATTCTGCGTTTCTCATTGCTTTGAAAGCAGCATGAATTTTGGTTTTGGCATTACCACTATGTAAAATAATATTAAATGCGGTAATTTGAATATCCTCTGAGCTCATTTGGTCATTCATTGTTACGCTCCTTTTTCAATAAGTTGGATAAAAAGTGATTTAAACTGGTTAAAATTTGCAATTTTTAACATGGCTTGTTGCATGACCGAATCATCGATTAAATTGACAATTGCTTTAGTCATCATTGCTAAATGAGAATTTTGATAAATTGACGGTGAAATCATAAAAACGAATTTTACATCTGGGTAGTTTTCATCCCAACAAAGCCCTTCTGGAATAATGGCAATCGCTATTTTAGCTATTTTACCTACTGGAATGGCAGGATGAGGAACCACTATGGTTGGACTAAAAAGTATCTCACCAATAACCATCCGTTTTTCCATCTGCTTTTGCATTTCTTGTTTAAAGCTTTTTGCCTCATTAATAGATAAGAGATCAAGCAAATGATCCAAAACAGCTTGTTTAGATGGTTTGTTTGAGCACAAATAAAAATAATCTGCGGCAATATCATCAAAGATTTGGCTAATATAATGCGAATGATTTTGCTGTTTATCATCAAACGTTGTCACAAATGAATTTTTTGGCAATGAATTAGGTTTTTGTCTATGGGAAAGATAACGGCGAATCGCTTGAACGTCTTCTTCACAAAAAAATACTGAAACATGAAATACTGGAACTTTAAATATTTTTGACGATAAATCGACCGAAGAAATAATAAAATCGATGTCATTTAACATTTCTGGATCAATTTCATAATAACCTCGCGTTGCCACAATTTTCACTCTTTCATCAAATTCACTTTCTACTCGATTTTTAAGTAATTGAGCACTACCAAGACCCGTTGCACAAATAATTAACACTTTTGCTTTCTGTTCACTTTTTAGCTTTTCTAGTGATGCTAAAAAGTGCAGCGCTAAATATCCCCATTCATCATCATCCACTTCATATTGTTGTAAATTGGGTAATTGATTGAAATAACGCTTAACTAACCCAAAGACCTCACAGTATTGACGTTTGATTTCATCTATTAATGGATTATCTAATTTAATATTTTGTTGTAAACGCACTAACATTGGTTTTAAATGTTGGATTAATCCATTTTTTAATTGTTCATCATGCAAAAAAGGATAGCCTGTTTCTTGTTGGATCTTTAATAGCAAATTTGTTAGTGACGAACCTAAATCATCATCCAGATCATCTTGGATTAAATTAGATTTACTCATCAAATGGAGAGTAAGGTACATCTGTTCTTCTTTAGGAAAATGAAAACCAATAATCGATTCAATGCGAGCGATAATTCGCTCGGCAACTTGGTATTCAAGTGACGAATTTGTTGAAACAGGCAAATCAAGATTTTGAATCGAAAGTCCCGATTGTAACCGCTTAATACTTAATGATAAATGCAAGACAATATTTTGTATCATCACATCTGATAATTTAATATTTGCCTCACGACATTCATCTAAAATAATAATAGTTAATGAATCAAAACTAATGGTTTCAAAAGCTTGATTAAAATAGGACAAATGGTGTAGAAAATTAATTGAATCCTCATGAAAAAAATAGCTCATTATAAAATGACGTTTAGCTTTTTCTTCACCATCAACAAAAACTAGTGAATAATTTTTTTTAATCGTTAGTTCATAAGGAAGTAATTGAGATTTAATTTCGGTAATATCTTTATTTAATTGAGATGAGCTGATAAATAGTTGTTCTGATAATGCTTCAACATCAATTTTTTGACTCTCTAATAACAATAAATTCAAAATATAATGTTTTCGTTCACTCGCTTCTCGACATTGAAATTGTTCAACATTTTTATCTAATAAATGGTGTTCAATTAAAAATAAATTAAATGCATTTCGATCTTCAATTTGTAATTGAAAACCGTAACCTTGTTTACTTATTATATTACCGCCATTACTTTCAACTATAGTTTTTAAATCTTTAAGGTAGGTACGTACGGTACGATCAGATAACGATAATTGCGTAGCTAGTTCTTGACTACTTTTATATTCATTTTTAGAACGAACAAGTAAACTAATTAGTTCTCGTTGTTTTTGTTTTATCATTATCTACTACACCTTAACTATTAATGAAATTTATCCAAAGGGTTAAGTTACTAAAATGGCAATGTGAAACTTAAGCCATTTATGATGCGATCATTCATAAAAAAATCGCATCATATTAAGATCGGTAGAACAAAGATTTTCTTGAATATTAGTTAATATTATCCTCGACTAATTTAGCTAATTGTTCAATACCAGATGGTATTGGGATATATGCCTGAAAAGGAATACTCACCACTGGTTTTCCTACTTCATCACCTAATGCTTTTAATTTATCAAACATCATCATGGTTTGAGGGCTAATTAAGAACAGTGAAAAATCACTATTTTTAATCTTATTACTACCTTCAGTTGCCGATACCGCATCAAGTTCAATAGCTTTATTTTGGTTAGCAAAAAATTCAGTAACTTTTTTAGCCATAAGTGATGATGACATACCTGCTGCACAAATAATTAACGCTTTTTTCATAATTTCTCCTAATGAATCTAAATCGTTATAAAATTTCACCATTCGACTCAATGACTTTTTTATACCAAGCAAAAGAATCTTTACGACTACGTTTTAAGGTACCATTGCCTTTATTATCTTTATCTACATAGATAAAACCGTAACGTTTTTCCATTTCACCAGTACCAGCAGAAACGAGATCAATACAACCCCATGGTGTATACCCCATCAAGTCAACGCCATCTTCAATAATGGCTAACTTCATTTGTTTTATATGTTCACGTAGATATTCAATTCGATAATTATCATGAACGCTACCATCAGACTCAACTTTGTCATAAGCACCAAAACCATTTTCCACAATGAATAGCGGTAATTGATAGGTGTCAGTTAGCCAATTTAAGGTATAACGTAAGCCTTCTGGATCAATTTGCCAACCCCAATCTGATTTTTTAACATATTGATTACCAACTAAATCAGTTTTTTCATTATAATCATAATGATCATTGCCTTGATTGTGCCTAACAACATTGGACATGTAATAACTAAAGCCAATATAGTCTACGGTTCCTTTCTTTAACTCTTCTAAATCTTGCGAAGTAATATCTAACTTGATATTTTTACGTTGCCAATATTTTTTAATGTAATTTGGGTATTTGCCATGCACATGAACATCAGTAAAGAAGTATTTACGTTCCATAACTTTTTGTGCCATTAGGATGTCGCTTGGTTTGCAAGTTTCAGGATAGATTGGCACTAGTGCAATCATGCATCCAATTTGAAAATCAGGGTTAATCGCATGACCAATTTGAACTGCTTTTGCACTGGCAACTAATTCATAATGAGCGGCTTGATACATGATCTCTTCACGATTATCACCTTCTTTATAATAGATACCAGAATTAGTGAAAGGAGCAAAATCTTCGTCAAAATTAGCTTGGTTATTAATTTCATTAAAGGTCATCCAATATTTGACTTTATTTTTATAACGATCAAAACAGACTTCGGCAAAGCGAACAAAGAAATCGATTAATTTACGATTACGAAAACCACCATATTCGGTTACTAAATAATAAGGTAATTCGAAATGAGAAAGAGTGACCACAGGTTCAATGTTATATTTTAAACATTCATCAAACAAATCATCGTAAAACTTTAAACCTTCTTCATTTGGTTCAAGCTCATCACCTTTTGGAAAAATTCGCGTCCAAGCAATTGAAGTTCGAAAACACTTAAACCCCATTTCAGCAAATAACTTGATATCATCTTTATAATAATGATAAAAATCGATAGCTTCGTGATTAGGATAATACTCACCAGGAATAATACCTTCAGTGATTTTGCGATAGCTTTTCGGCGATCCAACTGTCATCACATCAGCAACACTCATACCTTTGCCGCCAACTTGCCAAGCACCTTCCAATTGGTGAGCAGCAACAGCACCGCCCCATAGAAAATCTTTTGGTAAACCTTTATTATTCATAATCAATTACCTATGTTTATTGATGATTCAAATTTAGTATAAAAGGAAAAATAAATAATTACTAACCAACTTTTTCCGTATTGATAAGGAAAATTGTAAATAGAATAAGGAAAATTTATCTTAAATTTGGATAACAAAGAGATTCAGGAAGAAAACAGGGAGTTGTAAATTTAAATTTAAGAGAATAAAAATTTGGCAGCTAATTTTTGACTAAATAACTGCCATTTAAACAATAATACTAAGGAGTTAACCATTTTTTTGTTCAAATAATCGCGTTGCTAACAAACCATGCGCCATAGTTGCACCTGCTCTTACCGATGCGGAAATGGAAATTAATTCAGCCAACTCTTCTAAACTAGCTCCTGCTCGTTTTGCACCTTTGACATGAACATCAATGCAATAAGCACATTGCGTTGTTAGTGCAATAGCTAAAGCTATTAACTCTCGAATTTTTATTGGAATATTTCCATCATTTCGCTTAATCGTTTGCTGATCAAAATCAATAAATGCTTGTGTTTCATTTGGAGCTGATTTCAATAAACATGCTAAATATTTAAAATCTTCTCTCGATTGATAATCACTCATATTGTTTTCCTTTTTGAGTTTGTAATTTATTTATTAAACTTAACAACCAACAGGCAGGACAACCTCGTAACAGCAAAATGGCACCCACAACCAAAAACAATTTAAGCAAAAGCGGAAGTTGAAATAAAAATACAGCAAATATCAACGAAATTGCAGCTATACCTCTTATTAAATGTAAAATGATTGAGTTACGACAATACATTGAGTTCTCCTACATGTTATTTAAAATCTTGAAAGTTTTCGTGAATTAATTTTTTCTTTTATTAGCATTCTAGCTCGGTGCAATCGGCTTTTTACCGCCTCAACATTAATACCTAGTTGGTCAGCGACTTCTGGGGATGAATATTCCCTAATATCTCTTAAAATTAGAACTTCTCGATAGATTATTGGCAAAACAAGAATTGCATTGATCAAATCAATTTTGAGATCAATATCTGTATATGCTGTTTTGAGGCTATCGAAATCAAAACCTGAATCAATATTTTCCTAATTCCTAATTCTGAATAATCGATAACATTAACGTTCGACAATTCGAAATAACCAACTACTGAAGGTAGCCACCGTTTTCAACATGCTTATTTTTCGATATAACTGCCATAGTGCAATTTGCACCGCATCATCAATATCTTCCGAGCTTGAACAGGTTCGTCTTGCAAATCTTTATCTGGTTGACAAATGACTAGCAATTTTTCCAGTGCTTGTTTATCGCCCTTACAAGCTAATTCGATGAGTTGTTGTTTATTTTTACTCATTAGTTTTTAATCTCTAGCTAATAAAATCGTAATGAAATATTAAGTTTAAATGAGTTTAATATAACTTCATTGATAAAATGACCATACTTATATAGAGGTTAAAAAATATAAAAAAGGTTCAAATTTTTTATTAGTTTTGTTGAAATGAGGATTTAAGAATAGGAATAATTAAATAAGCTAATATGAATTTAGCTGCTTTGCGATAATTAACAATATGTTTATCAATTTCACTAATAGCATTGTTAATGTTTTAGATAATCATTAGATAAAATCATCAAACCCTTTGGCATATTTGCTAGGAACAAATTCAATTAATTCATATTGAGCAATTTGGTGAATATAAAATGGATCTTGTTGTATGATAGACATGGCTTGTTCATGACTCTCAGCACGACAAATAATAATACCACCAGTGCGAGGAATTTTGCGACCTGAAGCAATAAAATGTCCTAATTGATAATAACGCTCTAGATAATCAATATGTGCTTGTAAATATTTTTCAACTTGACTAATAGGTTTGAGATAAGAAAGAGAAAAAATGAACATCATAACTCCTTAATTTAAATATGAATAAGCCAACTATCCATGTCAGCTTAGCATTTATTCTTATTTATAGCATTATTAAATAATAAAACAAGCTATCTAAAATGTTTTAAGTTTTATTTAGCTACCCATTTGCCATGCTCATCCTTATGATAGACCTTTTCAACCGCTGACCAAGCAACACGAAAAGCAACTTGTTCAGCATCACTTTTATCGCGTCTTTTTTTCGGATCTTGATACTCTTTTATAGCACTATTAAAAGCTTCTTTAAAAATATCTTGAGCATGGGTAGGTAAAACATGTCGGACTGATTCAGGTAAATCATCTCTTGTTTGATATGGCATATCATATTCCCCTTCGAAATTAATCACAGATTATTGATAACTTTGATTGGTAACTACGAACATCACTGCAAAATAGTTAAGTTAGATTGAATCTAATCTGATTTTACTGAAAAAAAATTTTTCGAAATATATTGTTATTAATATAAACCTTAATTTGATACAAAAGAGCCTAAATAGGTTTACTTATTGATTAAAAAATAACAAATTGAGTTAATGTCGATTATTTAATAAACTATTACATACAAAAAGCTTAACTAGTTGATGTTATTATTTATATTAAATGGAAGAATTAAATGACAACAAAAATATTCACTTTAATTTTAGCTAGTTTATTAATAATTAGTTGCGATGATAAAACAAAACAACAA
This window contains:
- a CDS encoding YciI family protein gives rise to the protein MFIFSLSYLKPISQVEKYLQAHIDYLERYYQLGHFIASGRKIPRTGGIIICRAESHEQAMSIIQQDPFYIHQIAQYELIEFVPSKYAKGFDDFI
- a CDS encoding ChaB family protein; translation: MPYQTRDDLPESVRHVLPTHAQDIFKEAFNSAIKEYQDPKKRRDKSDAEQVAFRVAWSAVEKVYHKDEHGKWVAK